Genomic window (Argopecten irradians isolate NY chromosome 2, Ai_NY, whole genome shotgun sequence):
TATATATTCAAAGATTGTACATGTTTACCAAAGTATGATTTATTTACAGGAGGGCCAGGCAATGGTAACCAAATGATGACGCCTAGCAGCAGCAGTAACATGACCCCTCCCACAACTCAAGGAATGTATTCCCAGGGAGCTGGGGGGTCAGGCCCACCCCAGCAGGCAGGGACAGGAGGCTACCCTCGCTCTCAGCAACCGATGGGACAGCAACCAATGGTGTCCCAGGCTGGCTCTTACAGTAAGTTGTCTCATGCCACTCCCtatctgttgttatatacatatacatatcatacatgtatatgatctTGTATGTCCAAGAAAAGCCTGTAATTCTTTTTCATGTCCCAGCCAGAGAATGTTACCATGTCTGTCCTCTTATGGTGTACGAGGGAAAAATATTGATAAGGCATAGAATTGGTCAATATTTGGGAAATGTTGATAATTCAGAATATTATTTGAGCTTGTGGGTAGTTGTCGATTTTGACATCATTATGTGAGAACCATATTCAATGATTtaattttctctgaaatataTGATGTTGCGTTGTCAAACACTTGCTTGACTtcacaatcaatatatatatatatatatatatatatacctactctTAAGGGTTGATAACTGTGTGATATGCAGAATGAGACACCCAATTATTTGATATGATTTCCTATGAAAGCACATGTTGTGTTTCTTGAAAACACTGTCTGTTTCTACTGTTACATATAGTTTTAATAccagatttattttcatttggttCAATTATGTACTAATGCTACTACACTCATCTCAAGCTTATTGATGAATTTCTCTAACTTGGCAGCACTGTAGTACATGATTATGACATGTGTGTTTTCAAGAATAGCATTAATTAACTCTACTAATATAAACCTGTGTTGAAGTCCATCGTATAAAACCTATTCTAGTTGCCTTTTGTTTATTGTCTTGTATTTAAAAGAGTTTAACATTTTCGTCTCCTCAAACAATACTTACTGTACCTTGATTACTTATAATAGAGATCGAGGGGTAAAGAGACAGATCAAAAGCGTTAGACTGactaaattttcttttaataattaATGCCCAAGTATGGAAGACCTCATAGAACTAAAGGTCCTTAATACAAAGattgtgaataataataatcaaaacCTTTTCAAATTTTCTGTAGCTggaacaatttaaaaaaaaaaccagttaaaAAACACTACAATCTTTCTTTAAGTTAACTTTATGATTGGCACTTTTAATAGTTAAAAGTATGCTTTTGTTGGTCCCTTATGTCTTTCAAGAGTCTCCTGGAACATGGTTAAGAAGATAATCTTGAATTCATATTATagtatacagtgatttttttaggTACATTTGGAGTCAAATGAAGGCCCCTTCCCCCAGagaaattttgctgtattttcccatttcatgtaaatattttacaaataaaaaaacctctttaaaatatacatatatcaagaaaaatacactgtaattttCCCAATTGAAAAGATACAGGTCCCTgaaattaatgaataagaaaatcactggtattttttccattttatgatAATATGGATCTAGTGTTCCCAACTGCAGAAAGGAAAGGAGTGTTTTAACTGacttaaacaataaaaataatctgTATTATCATCACTAAATGACCATGTTTAATATGTGTCCCATTCTGAAATGTTAATATTGTGCTGATGTGTTTCCTTTAGGATATTCAGACAAGAAAATTGCCCCACATGACATGCCACATCGTCACTCAACTCAAAAAGACAACAGCAGTGACACCAACAAACATGGCTTGTCCAAAATAGGTGAACTTTTAGCATGCTGCACACTTTTAATgtttgtctatatatttaccagTGTTTTCTCCAGAGAAAAACTGTAGCTATGTTAAGTGTGCAACTGTTATTTACTCAAAAAACTGAAAAGAATGTAAGACAGTTTCCCGCAAGAGAAGATTCTTATCTTCATTAAAGAATATTCTATGAAGCAAATTGTCATTTTTTCTCTGAAATCGTCATTTTAAAGAGCACTTCATCTTCCATAAGATATATTTTTTGCTATTCATATTGCCATGTGTTCTAGTCTTTAATCTCTGcatttgcaataattttatttatcacaAATATTCATCCGAAAGTATTGCATGGATCTCCATTGAAATGCGTAGGTTGCCCTTTATATTTGTTCCTAGTTGTGTACTTTATTTTGGGACCTCACAAACTGACCGGTTTATAgtagtttgtctttgttttatgCTTTTCTCATCAGAATGTTTAGAGATCAACAAACAGGAAACTGCCATATGCACCCATGCTTCAACATTCAACTTTCTGTGATAGGAACAAGATACTTGTTTTGTCCCTTGTGCAACCTAAGCTTTTGAAAGCAATATGATCCAAGTTGTTTTTTCAGTGAATTCAAAATGCCCTCTTTTATTCTTGCACCAGCTATTTGACATTGACGTACATGAATCTCATAAAGATCATTCAAAGTCTGATAAATAGTTTCTTAAAGTCATCCATTGACTAATCTTGTGTATGGAGACTTATGATAAATTGAAACTATTTAACTACTTGATTAAATGGTAAGTGCCAAGATCCATCTTGGATCGCTTCACACATCAAATGCGAGATACTGCCGAAGTACCGAgcaaatttcaaattatgttCAGTTTGTGTGGCTAATTTTAAATCTGTTTTCATATTCATGCTCCCCATTGCTATACATTATCTTCCTTGCTTTgagttatatttagtgtgaagaCTGATATctctgtgttttatttttgtgaaatgatatCAATCACAGTGTAGCACTGTAGAAAACACTGTGTACAGCAGAgtgtaattatcattatttcctGATGATGAAACGTCTTTACATCTATGCttccatcctcaatactccagggattaTTATCACTTGTTATATCCACCTTcggactatgtcatagcaaaactgaaggctgtgTGTGCGGAAACATATGTATAAATTGAGATGGTAGTTTGGTTTCTTTGATATACACCAAAAGAAATTAGTTGATAAACTAATGGTACACTGTAATATTACTATATAGGCTCTGAAGTTGTGATTGGTCATGTTTCTGctatgacagtgatagtaaaccctggagTAATGATGATGCAAGGCTCATCTTGAAAGTATTGATGATGCAAGGCTCTATCAAGATGAAAGTGATAAATTCACTTCCATGCATCAAACAATGTTTGAATTTACATGTTAGATTCATGTGAATGATAAAATAGATTCATCATTGTTTTATCAACCAGTgctattttaataaatatgttaccaaGGTACACCAGATTTGTTTGGACACCCCTGTGTATATGTGTGTACCCAAAACAATGCGACAAATTGTCACATCCTTGCTAAAAACTTCTTATAAAACTTTACACATATAATGAGCTCTGTTTGTATTATGAAGCTCCAGAGCTCTTATTTCCATGCCCTTTTGAATAAGTAGGGGTTGGGGGGGACCTAGGGTTACTAGCATATTGTGCTGCACAAGGCCATTCAAACTTCATGTGGAAAAGAGATAGGCATTGGCGTTTTATGAGTACGcatattttcatttaagttTAATTGATTGTCACAATCAACACtctcttatttttttatttccactTACAGTTTAACTTTATAGGGTTAGCAATTTTTTCACATTACTGCTTTTCCATGAAATTACATTTCATTTGTGAAActtctgaaattgttttttatgcTAATCACTCAGCCCAATATAGATAATTCAAAGTAACTCTCCCATTGTTAGTGGTTTTCTTCCTCCGTTTCTGTAAAGGTCTCAGACATACATTAGCATAAAGCACTATTActcataaaatacacatatatttacacgtATACAATCAATCCGCCTTGATTAAAGTCAATGGGACCATGGTACAGCAACAATGCTAATTATTTTAGCAGAACGCTTGGAATTAAACAGTTAGAGAGGTTCATGTTTAATTTTTAATGAGGTTTcactgtatgtatataaatggaagtttaatattgcaaaataatCTTGCTATAATCTGTACTTGTATCTCTAGATTTGTCAAATCCTCAGATaatttactgattttttttgaCAGATCAAATGCCATCTGGTATGTCCAACACACAAAACTACAACATGCAACAACAGGGTGGATACCCGAACCAACAACAGCCCATGATGTCCCAGAATCAGCCCATGATGCCACAACAGCAGTCGATGATGTCACAGCAACAACCGATGATGTCACAGCAACAACCAATGATGTCACAAAATCAGCCCATGATGTCGCAAAATCAGCCTATGATATCACAACAGATGTCTGGTCAGTCTACAGGACAAAGTGGCTCAATGATGAATCCTCGGCAGATGCAAGGTGGTTACAGACGCCCTAATTCAGGTAATTAGTGGTTCTAGTGTTAGAAAGGTTTAAAAATAATATCGGAGGTAAGCATACactacaaattaaatattaaatgaaacTGGATTGGCtgttgaaaattttttttttttaaaaccaccCTGTACCCTTTTATTACATCCATTCCCactatttgatttaattttgtaaaagtttttttctgGAGGCAGAGGTATAAGTGTCATGAAGACTTTCTAGTATGCGCCACAGTAGTATTGCGGGTCCGAGTTCCTGACCAGTACCCCGGTCAAAACTTCAGGCAGGACTAATGAAAAGCCTGTGCAAATCTATTTAAACCACCCAACGCCACACCCCAAAATACATTTTCGCATGCGCCACGGTACTTCCATACATGTAGAAGCTACACTACAATTAAGATcgatttttcaataaaaatggcacggaaaatattttagataatttataTAGAATGCAAAAAAAATTCCCAGTCAGTACAAAAAATTTTGTTATGATTATACTtctaatatatcaaaattttcacCTGCATTCTGCATTATGGCCACTGACTGTATGTGCTAGGTCTTTGTGTCTGGTATGTTGGTGGCCAATAATTTAGAACagaaaatgttatatatgtatggtTTAGAATAAAGTAcccatggtacatgtatttcatgtgTTTGATCAATGTGGTATGCATGTCAGCTGAGCCTTAAATATCTTCAATTAGTAAGGAAAATCACATTTCTAGTGCAgagacattttgaaatatttttggtTATTTATAACAAAAGTTAACATACAATTTGGGAACAAGGCAAACTGAAGTTATAAGAGTAAGTGATCATGAATAATCATAAAAATTGGTTATGTGAAGAAAACAATACTTGGATGTATTTTGTGTCTATTGTAGGCCAATATGGACAGCAGCAAAACTTCTCTGGACAACAGCAATATCCGAATCAAAACTCTTATAACCAGGGAGGTCAGGGTCAACAGAATATGCCACAGGGACAAGCTTACAACCAGAACTCCAACATGCCACAGTCACAGTATCCCGGCTTTCAGGGGCAAAACTCACAGCAAAGATTCAACCCCTACATGCGTAACCAGGGCAACATGCCTGGTAACCAGATGTCTGGAGGACCAATGGTAAGCCAAGGTCAAAGTTCAGGACCAATGCCAGCCTCCATGCAAGGTCAGAATCACATGGGTGGAGGACAGATGCATGGACAGTCCAACATGGGCAGTCCAATGCCGCAAGGGCAAGGCCAAACGCCAAACCAAATGCCAAATCAGATTTCTGGACAAAATAACATGCCAAGTAGTGTGCCAATGGGCGGACAGATGCAGAATCAAGGTCCAATGCCATCACAGGGATCAATGGGTAACCAAATGCAGGGCCCAAATCCATCAATGCCCTCTCAGAGTCAGATGAGTGGCCCCATACAGGGCCCTGGACCTGCTGGAGGTCAGATGCAAGGTCAAGGCTCATTTGGGTACAATTCACCCCAATACTGATAGAAAAAACTAAATACTAGAACTGAATCTGACATTTGTAGGAATTGACATTGAATACTAAGTATTCAAAGACTGGATATAAATATGTTGTGAATACTAGGTATTCAAAGACTGGATCTGAATCTGTTTTCTGGAAGAATTGACATTGAATACCAGGTATTCAAAGACTGGATCTGAATCTGTTTTCTGGAGGAATTGACATTGAATACTAGGTATTCATGACATTGAATACTAGGTATTCAAAGACTGGATCTGAATCTGACATTGAATACCAGATATTCAGAGAATAGTTGAATAGGTTGTAATTCTGTAGCCAAATCGAATGCATTTATCATAAGTCATTATTATTACAAGCATTTATCTTATactatataatttttatatactCTAGAGAGTACAGGATTTGATAGAAATGTGTATagtgtttatattatatgtgtattgtgtaaCAGCACTCCGCTGTCATCTGTATAATCAGGCTGTAGACCAAAGTTTAATGCAATGGTAAAAAATGGTAGAGTTCAATGAATTTCATGATGTCTTAAAGGAATGTATAGGCTATTTAACCGAAAGTTTAATGGATGAAATGAGCTTAAAATTGTCCACTGTATATGCATCCTTGATACAGTACACCAGGgattactataactgatgttttaTCCACCCTTGGACTAAAACTGTAggaaacagaacagaacaggtaatttagttgtttgatgtacatcaaaagagcacTACAACGGTATACTGtgattgactgtgtggctttgaagttgacTTCGCTCTCTCTGtattcttcaaaggaaatctttgcaggccagCATGTGATTGGTCcagatttttagcccaccatcatcagatggtgggctattcaaatcgccctgcgtccgtggtccgccgtccgccgtccgtccgtaaacaatgcttgttatcactatttcttaaaaactgctgcagggattttgttcaaacttcacatggagggtccccttggtccatatttgtgccatacagattttgggGCTGATCgggaaaaaacaagatggccgccaggcagccatctttgattttggcagttgaagtttgttatcgatatttcttgagaactactaaagggattttgttcaaacttcacttGCAGGGTATCCTTgttccctagttgtgccatacagattttgcggctgatcggaaaaacaagatggctgccaggcagccatctttgattttggcagtttgttatcgatatttcttgagaactgttgaagggattttgttcaaacttcacatggaggttacccttggtcccaagttgtgccatacagattttaaCGCTGATcggaaaaccaagatggccgccaggcagccatctttgattttggcagttgaagtttggtATCGATATTTCTAGAGAACtattgaagggattttgttcaaacttcacatggagggtacccttggtccctagttgtgccatacagattttgcggctgatcggaaaaccaagatggccgccaggcagccatcttggattttggcagttgaagtttgttatcgatttttcttgagaactgctgaagggattttgttcaaacttcacatggaggttacccttggtccctagttgtgccatacagattttgaggctgatcggaaaaacaagatggccgacaagcagccatctttgattttggtagttgaagtttgttatcgatatttctagAGAACtattgaagggattttgttcaaacttcacatggagggtccccttggtccctatttgtgccacacagattttgcggctgatcgggaaaaaacaagatggccgccaggcagccatctttgattttggcagttgaagtttgttatcgatatttcttgagaactactgaagggattttgttcaaacttcaattggaggttacccttggtccctagttaggccatacagattttgcggctgatccGAAAAACAAGATATTTGTGCCAcacagattttgcggctga
Coding sequences:
- the LOC138315211 gene encoding protein SSXT-like isoform X2, giving the protein MSLTFVQPQQKKGPAPNQATIQKMLDENNQLIQAIVDYQNKGKSSECLQFQQMLHRNLVYLATLADSSQNIQALLPPPGQFNPGMNQQPQQQPPNSQMNQMRPPGPMQNQMNSSGGPGNGNQMMTPSSSSNMTPPTTQGMYSQGAGGSGPPQQAGTGGYPRSQQPMGQQPMVSQAGSYNQMPSGMSNTQNYNMQQQGGYPNQQQPMMSQNQPMMPQQQSMMSQQQPMMSQQQPMMSQNQPMMSQNQPMISQQMSGQSTGQSGSMMNPRQMQGGYRRPNSGQYGQQQNFSGQQQYPNQNSYNQGGQGQQNMPQGQAYNQNSNMPQSQYPGFQGQNSQQRFNPYMRNQGNMPGNQMSGGPMVSQGQSSGPMPASMQGQNHMGGGQMHGQSNMGSPMPQGQGQTPNQMPNQISGQNNMPSSVPMGGQMQNQGPMPSQGSMGNQMQGPNPSMPSQSQMSGPIQGPGPAGGQMQGQGSFGYNSPQY
- the LOC138315211 gene encoding protein SSXT-like isoform X1, with protein sequence MSLTFVQPQQKKGPAPNQATIQKMLDENNQLIQAIVDYQNKGKSSECLQFQQMLHRNLVYLATLADSSQNIQALLPPPGQFNPGMNQQPQQQPPNSQMNQMRPPGPMQNQMNSSGGPGNGNQMMTPSSSSNMTPPTTQGMYSQGAGGSGPPQQAGTGGYPRSQQPMGQQPMVSQAGSYRYSDKKIAPHDMPHRHSTQKDNSSDTNKHGLSKIDQMPSGMSNTQNYNMQQQGGYPNQQQPMMSQNQPMMPQQQSMMSQQQPMMSQQQPMMSQNQPMMSQNQPMISQQMSGQSTGQSGSMMNPRQMQGGYRRPNSGQYGQQQNFSGQQQYPNQNSYNQGGQGQQNMPQGQAYNQNSNMPQSQYPGFQGQNSQQRFNPYMRNQGNMPGNQMSGGPMVSQGQSSGPMPASMQGQNHMGGGQMHGQSNMGSPMPQGQGQTPNQMPNQISGQNNMPSSVPMGGQMQNQGPMPSQGSMGNQMQGPNPSMPSQSQMSGPIQGPGPAGGQMQGQGSFGYNSPQY